A stretch of DNA from Lycium ferocissimum isolate CSIRO_LF1 chromosome 4, AGI_CSIRO_Lferr_CH_V1, whole genome shotgun sequence:
GAACAGAAACCAAAAGGCCTATGTGGTATGTTGCAGTTAATGGCATAGCAACAAGGAGAGGGCAAACAATAGCGTTTAGCACCACCACAGCAAGTGCACAGTGCACAAATCTTGAAGCTTCCAAGCTTCCTCCTTAATGTCTCATTTAGCATCACCATCATTTTCTCCTCAATTACTGGTACCATCTCCCACTCTGATCCTTTTTCCTACAAAAGtcatacaacaaaaataaaagatcattcttttttttcaccttttttgaCATTATCGAGAATCCAGAATTTATGCGATCAGAATGAGTGTGGTCTTATTATATACGCATGCATTTGACAATATATTTTTATCAAGAGAGAGTAGTGGAAGAACTCACATGGGAAACAGAGGCTCCATGAGAAATTATAATTAACATAAGGAATACAAGGGGGAAGAGAACTCCACTAACAGTAGTAGCAgacatcttttcttttcttcttttttaacaaaaaagagACTGCCTTttttgttgtatgctaaaaaagAGTTGGAGAAGAATTTTGGGAAATGACTGTAGTGAGAATGAGAATGCAACTGTGTATATGGCGTTTGATCTCTATGCAGAGAGGGTATTGtgcatttttttaattagtttcTCATAAATAGAAGTGGTTTAGAAGGAAGATGGGTGGGGAGTGGATTAATGGCATTGAACTGCCAATAATTTATTAAAGCttagtttttgttttaaatttaaaatccaGCTACTCAAAATTGAATATATCCTATTTATATGAGATCctacaaaaataaataagggaGACTCTCTCTTTACAAATATATCCCGAGTTAAATTTAAAGCTCATCAAAGGAGAAAATATTGACTTTTCGAATCATTCTGAGTGTAGCCTTTGCCTTTTTAAGTGAGCTTTTTCAAAGTTAAAGCTTTATTGAAGAATTTGTGTGAACCAGTCCATATGTTCTTGTGTTGGATATACCAGTGTTTCATGCTTCTATACCTCAATGATGTCCCTTTTTTCTGAGAACTCATCTATTGAATAACCTCTTCTGCTTGTACTTCCTATGATATTGTG
This window harbors:
- the LOC132054351 gene encoding uncharacterized protein LOC132054351; this encodes MSATTVSGVLFPLVFLMLIIISHGASVSHEKGSEWEMVPVIEEKMMVMLNETLRRKLGSFKICALCTCCGGAKRYCLPSPCCYAINCNIPHRPFGFCSFTPKTCNCFGCHL